The Colias croceus chromosome 19, ilColCroc2.1 genome contains the following window.
CACTACGAGACACATAAATATAGCACTCCTGAAATACAAGGGACAAGTGTAGTTGTTGAAGACTGGCGTGGTAATCTCACTGTCACTGCACTGTACTCTCCaccaaaacataatttaaaaaaagaagatTATATCCGCTTCTTCAGATCATTAGGACCCAGATTCATTGCAGGTGGGGACTACAACTCCAAGAATACTCTCTGGGGATCACGCTTAACCACTCCGAAAGGAAGACAGCTCCAGGCAGCCTTAAATGACCTTCAATTAGAAACGGTGTCTACCGGTGAACCAACTTACTGGCCAACAGACCCAAGAAAAATTCCAGATCTGGTAGACTTCTGTATTATAAAGGGCATCCCATTAAATAACTGTAAATGCAAATCCTCTCTAGATCTGTCATCAGACCACAGTGTAGTACTAGTagaaatatctgaaaaaattattagaaCTGAACCTGCGACACGTCTGCATGGTAAAAATACTGATTGGGATATGTTTCGCAGAAGTGTAGAGTCCTGCATAAACCTCAAGCTATCGCTGAAAACTCAAGAAGACATAGAACAAGGTGTagaacattttaattactGTGTTCAGAATGCAGCCTGGAGCAGCACTCCTGCTTCCAAAAGGTGTGACAAAGTGGACTGTCCAATGCCCATTCGCGAGCTGTTAGCGGAGAAGCGAAGAGCGCGTAAACTGTGGCAGCAAACCAGATACCCAAATGACAAAACACGTCTTAATAACATATCAGCCAAGCTCAAAAAACTTCTTCAAACTGCACGAGACAACGATATCGAAAGCCGCTTGCGTAATCTGGACGCCAAGGCTTCAAGTGACTATTCGCTCTGGAAAACCGTAAAGAAGCTAAAAAGACCCATCAGTCACAAGCACCCTATTCGGAAAAAAGACGGCACATGGGCAAAGAGTGATCCAGAGAAGGGAGAAACCTTTGCGTCTCATCTAAAGGAAGTCTTTGTTCCAAATCCTTGccaaaaaattatgtcaaccGATATGAAGAATCGCCTTAAAAGCATTGATGATCCCTACCAGCTTGATCTCccattaaagaaaataaaaaaaggtgAACTTATAGCGGTTATAAAAACTCTGAAACAGAATAAAGCTCCTGGATATGACCTTATAACTGTAAAAATGCTGAAAGAACTACCAGACTcagctttaatatttttgactcAGTTGTTCAACTGTATAATATCGAGAGGCATTTTCCCACGGCAATGGAAAGTGGCACAGGTCATAATGATCCTGAAACCTGGTAAGGCCCCAGAAGAAGTGTCTTCTTACAGGCCGATAAGCTTGCTTCCTATTCTTTCCAAAGTAATCGAGATTCTTTACTTGAAAAGGTTGAACTTCGTAATAGAAGAAAACAAAATCATACCGGACCACCAATTCGGATTCAGACAAAAACATGGAACCACAGAACAAATCCACCGACTGGTAGAAAAAATTCACAAAGCTTACGAGGCCAAAAAATACTGCAGTGCAGTGTTTCTTGATATATCACAGGCTTTTGATAGAGTTTGGCATCAGGGCctgctatataaaataaaaactaaattaccAACTAATCACTTCATATTTCTCAAGTCCTATCTAGAGGACAGACACTTCCAAGTAAGGCAAGGAGAATACGTAACGACCCTTCACAAAGCTCATGCCGGAGTTCCCCAAGGAAGTGTACTCGGTCCTACACTGTACCTGCTATTTACAGCTGACTTGCCCATGACAGATGGCGTGGTAATTGGAACTTTTGCTGACGACACTGCAGCCCTAGCAATCCACGAAAATCCAGTACAAGCTAGTGCAAACCTCCAAGTCTGTCTTGATAAAATTACTGAATGGTTATCAACCTGGCGAATTAAAGCCAATGAAAAGAAGTCTGTACAGGTAACATTTGCGACTCGTTACGGCTCGTGCTCTCAAGTGTCTCTCAATGGAGTACCTATTCCTCAGGCTGATGGCGCGAAATACCTTGGCGTCTATCTGGATCGCAGACTCACATGGAGAacacatatttttactaaacGTAAAGCCCTTGGCATTCAACTGAGAAAAATGTACTGGCTCCTCAACAAAAAATCCAAACTCTCgttggaaaataaattacttttgtaCAAAAGCATCATTAAACCAATCTGGACCTATGGAATCCAGTTATGGGGAACTGCTTCCAACTCCAATATCGAAATCCTGCAAAGATTTCAATCGAAAATGCTTAGACTAGTCACAAACGCTCCTTGGTATGTTACAAACCAACAGTTACACCACGATCTTAAAATTCGAACAGTTAAAGACGAAATCAAGCACTCTATGAGCTCCTACAGAAAAAGACTTGATGAACATCCGAATTCTTTGGCCATGGATTTAATGAAAAACGACACAAAATTCCAAAGACTAAAAAGAAAAGCTCCcattgatttataaaaaaaaaaaaaaaaaataaaaaaaaaaaaaaaataataatacggcTGGCATCACTGGATCGCCTGCCCTACAAGTCTCAATCCATTCATAACCAAGTGCTGAATGTTCTTGAACAGATTGCatttatacatacaaaaaaaaaaaaaaaaaaaaaaaaaatatttcgcatATGACCCACACTTTTCcttaaatcacatattttcTTCTACGACCTGGCCCCGCCTAGTAACAGTCATAATATGACTGTCTGTTAAATTTGGTCTTGTCAGCCTCTTAAGGCAATTCTCGGAGGCAActagattaattaatatgtatacctaGATCATTTTTCATGGAATTAAGTATATGTGCATAATACTCCTAATAATACTCATAAAACTCATTGTAAAatacgtatattatatttgtatgaattATATATGGTCGAAATGCTTCTTAATTTGATAAGCATAATATGTTTTCCTATtctttatatgtatactaaaacAGTCTACtttgttaaaattgtaaacCTTATTGTGAATCAAAATccataggtacatacttagtATTGCATTATGAgagattattttgaatattagtGACCAacgtttttgtaataaatattgccTAAAAATCAAGGTTTGAAAAGTGGAACTAGTGTTAAAGTCAAAAACCTATGTTTTGGTAAGATGAAAGTTCAGTTTTACACTATTTATGCACTTAACAAAACactttaaattgtaattcttaaataaaacaaagtttagcataatcaatatttatttgaaagaagtaaacataatactatgtaaaatacataaaataaatgttttttatagtaatttggaatattttattggccTGGCCCAGATAGAGACTTGTCCATAAATTTCCTTTTTGCAAAGCACAACCACCACTTGCTTGGCTTGCCGTCTTCAGTAGCAAATACCTGTGAATGTAAATtgaaaagattatttttagcAGCATGGTAAGTAAACAATacgcataatatattatataatatgcagcaaaactttttttttttctaaatatagTCAATAATTACAAGTAACTGAATAATTCAAACAAAGTtcactatacaaatatataattgaAATGTTTACTGTGAATGTTTTTCACAGGCATATGAAAGTAATCACAAATATGAccataacaaataattattttaaaagtaattccACTTTATTTTACTATGACATTTCATacttaataagttttattgcATAATTTTGACCACTAATCTTACCTTTTCACAGACTCTACCACCTGTTTCATGTCTTAATTGCTGAAGATACTGTCTCATTAAATctgaaaattacaatattattatgcttacaatgcaaaatatttactataagCATTATTAAAATAGCAGACACAATTTTTTATAGCTTATTGATCTTTCTACATCAGTAGAATATAtgtacaatatattaataatataacttgCACAAGcaaaatataacaatgaaAAGCTAGTCTCCAAACAGGAGGGGAAAATAACATTACCAGCTTCTTGAGGACTAGAGGGTTTAGCGTAAACAGAGTTTAATGGAAATCCAGCTTCACCAGGAATATCAAACTTGGATATTGCAAGCATATACATCTCTTGCTGCCCTTGGTTCTTATTTGAACATTTCTGTAGTCTTTTCAAGCATTCCGATACATATAAAGTTAAGTAGATGAGAACCCTGTCTGCATCAGActaaaaatgataaaactaGTCAGTAatagttaaattaattaaaaaaaaaaaacaaagtaaaattattaacccTACAAAACACACCTTGATTTCGTAAAATCGAAAGAAAACATTGgccttaaagtaatttaatgcTTCATCGATGATATCTAATTCTATCTTTGGATTTATTGGAGCAGGACCCCTAAAAGTCGTGCGTATTGGCAAAAGAGCGAGGTTTCCTACGGACTGTGTGTAGTCCGTTAAAGTAGAGTGGTATGCCTGTAATTGTAAATAAGTTATAGAAACACTTGAGTTATTTATTAGCAAGAAATATGATAGAAAATTTCTTCCGGTAAACTCACTGgcattttataaactttaaacgACTGTGTTACTCTTTACTCCAACTTTACGTTAGTCGTGacacttatttataatagatttACGTACAATACAAACTATAAAGATAAGTTAAATTTCCTATGTATTTTCGTAAATGTAAACGCCTAAAATGATTAATTTGTGATTCAGACTTCAGtgattaatacatttttgacaGTCGGTGAGTCGGTCCATGTTTGGTCCATGTCCATGTCATACGTCATTTGAGAGTGATTTGAGATATCCACCACAGAGTGATAAGTAGCGCAAACGAATCACATcacctatattacttgctctgtgcaCATCACCACTCTGGATTCGTCTCAATTTAAACCAAACGTTAAAAATCCTTTCTGTCGACtgcaaattaataatagaccaCGATAAAATCATCTAAAATACTATGTTCTTTGTACAAAGCTTGTACAAAGTAAAGTATTGTGGTATTATTATGGAACGTGAATAgccaatttattttgaaagaaaTGAAAACCTGTGGTCGACACTATAATGTCACTTAGGCAATGTCACTAGAATGTGACAATTGACGTCTGATAAATAGGTATACCGTaacttgtatacgtagtatattattattagtctgtgccgTAACCTACCTATTACGTCATGtttgacataaaattaaaaatagtaaactACACGTGGTTTTACACATGAATGTAAAAAACACAATagtaatttcattaaaatgagTACTGACAATAATACAGAATCAAAAGTATTGTCCATTTTGCACAATATAAAGAATGATCAGAAAAATGAACAAAATCCACTAGATGATGTAAACAAATCTAAACCTCAAACGAaaggaaatttaaaaaagaagtcAGAACCCAGCGAAATAAGAAGCATTCCTAAATCAGGGAGATTTTGGAAAACCAAAAAAGAaaggtatgtaggtattacGTTGTATTTAACGCCGACATCGTCATTATCAACACTTTTTCACCCCAACTTGTTACAAAACATCATTCCTACTTACTTACAATCGtggtatttctttttattttaggttCAATACTATAGTAAAAACAAAAGGTATAAGATTAGATTTCCAAAAAAAGACAGCATTGCGGCTAGAACTACAACGCACGAAAGAGTTATCTCGGCAAATAACTCAGCAGATacaagaaaaagaagaagCACGCAAGCAAAGGAGACGTGAGAACATCAAACGTgctgaagaaaataaaaagaaatcagAAGTGGTTCAAGTTATAACAAATACTAAGAAACTGAAAAGAATGAAGAAAAAGCAATTGAAATTCATCGAGAAAAGGGatacaaataaagaaattgcTTCGAATAAATAGGAAGAATATAAACtgtgtgttttttattaactatcaaaataacaatatacctAGATTTTAAATCCTACTTCCTGCTTATACAACTAATAGAGCCGTGAAGTTGATTGTTACTTGTTTTCTCTAAAATAACTAATTTGTTAAACTAGGCCTAAACCTAtctgaatttatattattttaccatGCTACCTAACTCCTCAAAACATGAACATTTTTGTCCAATACAATTCTTTTCATttattccaattttattggtccttagataaattataataattttagaagAAGTTCCTGACATTTTtgcttatttaaaaagaacaaacctcatttttattatattagtttagGTTTaggaaagaaataaaacacacttgccatctaatatttttattaagtattgtTACAAATCTCcacaaatacaatataaaaatattaaatgcattttccAATTTATTGGATAAGTAGAATGTCATGTATCGAAATTATATACAGAATAGTCTACATGTGATGTAATGGGACAGTGAAACAATATTACATTAGTCTTACATCATACATTTTAGATATTTACATTTCAAAAacttgatatttattatttctaacaattgtatttctattataaaaatgctGATAATAAAGATCAGAAATTGTTAGAAAAACATTCAAATTTAGTTTGAACTcttattagtaaaaaaaaagttatgaagGCTCACGTCATACAGTCAGTCAATATTCTAAgtgaaaaaatgttaatttcaTATACATTTACTTAGGACAAAAAGAGAAATGGGCAAAAACAGCTCAACACATATTAactcaatataaaattataacactGACTGTAAATAATTTGGAGCCCAAAATGTTATTTGCATTGACAATACTGATTAGGCTAAATTCCTTATCGTtacaaaacttaataaaataatatctaacaactattaaaaattagtaCAATGTAAATTCACAAAAAAGTTAAATCACACATCCATgagacatattttaattttacttagaTCATACAAGTGTCTGGAAATAGGTTGTTTGTATACAATTGCAAACCTTACTTAATTAGTAGTTAGTAGGTTCAATTATAATAGTTTAACAATAGAACAATTCACGAAGACACATCTATATTTCTATCAGGAAGTGCAGTGTACGGTAATGGAAAACATAATCTATTTTGACATAACTAGCATTTCCTGCGACACCGTTCCCCCTTTACAAAGTTAATCGCCGTGTGTGCGATGTTAGAGgaaatttatcattttttctgtcaaattgtaattatatcaCCTGTAAATTGTTAGGTAGATTAAGATCACACTATGCGTTCATGAATGATCTTCAAGATATATAGGTTTTCAGAATATAAAAACGATTGACCTTATGATACATTTTGATCAAGTGCTTTCCGAGTAAGATTAAGATGCAATGAAAGATGGGAAACATTATTCAGTTCTAATATCCCTAACTCGGCAACAACCAAATTGATTTtctctataaaatatagtaaaaataaaaataaaatctataaaattttagcatgatttaaaaatattaaaataagcgCATCTTCGAGGATTGAACTATAATATGAATACGCATTTTCGTCGATCCAAAAACATCACATAATGCAATGATACACCGACTTTAATCCAATAATT
Protein-coding sequences here:
- the LOC123700181 gene encoding actin-related protein 2/3 complex subunit 3; this encodes MPAYHSTLTDYTQSVGNLALLPIRTTFRGPAPINPKIELDIIDEALNYFKANVFFRFYEIKSDADRVLIYLTLYVSECLKRLQKCSNKNQGQQEMYMLAISKFDIPGEAGFPLNSVYAKPSSPQEADLMRQYLQQLRHETGGRVCEKVFATEDGKPSKWWLCFAKRKFMDKSLSGPGQ
- the LOC123700192 gene encoding coiled-coil domain-containing protein 86; its protein translation is MSTDNNTESKVLSILHNIKNDQKNEQNPLDDVNKSKPQTKGNLKKKSEPSEIRSIPKSGRFWKTKKERFNTIVKTKGIRLDFQKKTALRLELQRTKELSRQITQQIQEKEEARKQRRRENIKRAEENKKKSEVVQVITNTKKLKRMKKKQLKFIEKRDTNKEIASNK